Below is a genomic region from Rickettsiales bacterium.
GGCTGATCGAAGATCACAAACTGCCGTTCGTTACGCTCAGGATCGTGTTTGAACGCGGCGGGGCTGTCTATGATCCGCAAGCTCTGCCGGGAGTTGCGTATTTCACCGCCAGCATGATGAATGAAGGGGCAGGGGATATGGACTCCCTCGCATTCAATCGCAAGCTGGAGGATCACGCCGTGCGTTTTGCCGCGGAAGCGGGCGAAGACACGATGACGGTGAGCATGCAGACGCTTTCGGAGTTCAAGGATGCGTCTTTCGACCTGCTGGCGCTTGCGCTGAATAAACCGCGCTTTGATGCAGCTGCCGTGGAGCGTGTGCGCGCAGAACTGTTCACAGCATTGCGGCAGGCGCAGGAAGATCCCGGTTATCTGGCGTCGCTGAACTGGAAGGAGCGGGCATTCCCCGGCCATCCTTATCACCGGGCCAAGATCGGTACGCAGGAATCCATCACTGCTATCAAGCGTGACGATTTACAAGCATTCCAGGAGTCGCATTTGCTGTGCGGTGCAAAGGATATTGCAGTAGTGGGTGATATCAAACCTGCAGAGGTCAAAACACTACTCACAAAGCTGTTTCCGTCACGTGAATGCGGTGCCGTGCAGACCGCTGTGCCGCAAGTGCAGATCGCAGACGGCGATGGAAAACCTGTTGCCGTTAGCCATGACGTGCCGCAGGCGGTTATCCGCGCCAGCGTACCGGGAGTCATGCGCAACGATCCGCGTTATTATGCGTTCGTGGTGCTCAATAATATTCTTGGCGGCAATCTGATGACCTCGCGCATGGGGCAGGAAATACGCGATAAGCGCGGTCTGGCCTATTACGCATACAGTGAAGCAGGCGGTTTCGAGCACGGCGCTTTCATGGCCATGAATTTCGCGACGCGGGCATCTGAAGCGCAGACCGCGATAGATGTATTTACAACGATATTGCAGCAACTGCGTGATAAGGGTGTAACGCAGGATGAACTGGATGAGGCCAAACGCTACCTCACCGGCTCGTTTCCGCTGGGACTGGACAGCCAGAATTCGCTTGCCGAATACCTGGATTCCATGCAACGCTATCACCTTGGCATTGATTACCTGACCAAACGCAACCAATTGCTGGAAGCTGTGACGCTTCAGCAGGTAAACACATTAGCAAAAGAATTGCTGGCGCATAAACCACTGTTGGTAATGGTCGGCCCTATTTCAGAAGGAGTACATAAATGAGATTTACACAAACGATCGACGGCACGCTCGAACTTGCGATAGGCAAGGAAGGCGCGGGCGCTAAAGAATTTTCTGCCGCGCTGGAAGCTGCCGCTAAGGCAGTAGGCGTATTGCAGGGCCATAAGAAAGATAATAGCTGGCCGGTGCTCAATTGCGCGGAATGGGATGCAGACCTGCCGCTCATTGAAAGCACGGCAAAGCGTATCTGCGACGAATTCGAGACGCTGGTGGTGCTTGGCATGGGAGCTTCCAGCCGCGGCGGTAATACGCTGGTAGCGCTTGCGCAGAATGCATTCACCGGACGTGCAGGCGGTAAGAAGATTCATTTCATTGAAAATATCGACCCCTTCACATTCGAAAATCTGCGGGCGGCTCTGGACCTGAAGACGACCTTGTTCCTCGCGATCAGCAAATCCGGCGGTACGGCGGAAACGATGGCACAGTTGCTTGTGCTGCTGAAGGAAGTGGAAGATCGTCTGGGGGCAGCTGCGGTCAAGAAGCATTTCTTGTTTGTGACCGAACCCGGCAAAAACTCAATGCGCCGCATCGGTGAGGAACGCGGCATCGAAATGATCGAGCATGATCCCAATGTCGGTGGGCGTTTTTCCGCGCTGACAGTAGTCGGTCTGTTGCCTGCCAAAGTCGCAGGACTTGATATACGCGCGGTCAGGCAGGGTGCAGCGGAAGTGATCCGCGATATGTTCAATGCGCCGCAGGCTTCTGCACCGGTTATCGGCGCGGCCCTACATGATGTGCTGCTGAAAAAAGGCAAAACGGTTTCCGTATTCATGCCCTATTGCGACCGTCTGGATGCGCTGGGTGCATGGCACCAGCAGCTGTGGGAAGAAAGTCTGGGCAAAAGCGGTCGCGGCACAACACTGTTGCGTGCGCTCGGTGCTGTCGACCAGCACAGCCAGCTGCAGCTTTACCTGGACGGCCCGCGTGATAAATTCGTAACGCTTCTCCTGCTGGCGCAGAAAGGCACCGGAGCGCCGATTCCCCCGTCGCAGGATACGGCACTGGGCTATCTCAAGAACCATACGGTAGGCGACCTGATGGAAGCGGAACAGGATGCAACCTGCAAGACCCTGATCGCGAATAATTGCCCGACCCGCGTATTCAAGATCGAAAAGCTGGATGAGGCTGCGATTGGCGCACTGATGATGCATTTTATGCTGGAGACGATGATCACGGCGCATCTGTGGGATATTGAGGCGTTTGGCCAGCCCGCGGTGGAACAGAGCAAGCAGCTGGCGCGTCAGTATCTCGAGAATTCGTAAAGCTCAGCGCGTGGGAGCGCCGCTCAGCGTAGCGGCATCCCGCGCAGCATTCAGCTTATCTTGGTGACTGCCAGCGACAATTTGCGCAGGAGCAGGGCTCTGCCAGGGATTATGCGCCATCAGTTCCATGTGCTTGCGCAGCTTTTCCACGGCCTGTGTCTTATTCTCAGGGATGCTATGGCGTTCTGCCAGAAACTCCGCTGTATGCTCCAGCGCGCGCTCACGGACATTTTCCGGCAGGCTGCTGAAGGTTTTGGCAGCAAGCCCGTAAACATCGTCAATCAGGGGATCTTCATGTGAAACGGCTTTGCCGTTCTTCTTGGAGATGGAGAACAGCACGTTTGCCCCTACCATGGCAGTCTGCATGGCAAGATCCCACACATAATGCGGTGTCGCGGTTGGGTCGCCTGCTTTCAGCCTGCGCCGCTCATCCCAGGCGCCATAATAATTAAAAGCGTTATTGGTGAGACCGGAACCGCCGGCAAGCAGCAGGGGCTGCGCCTGAACTTTCATGGCGAGTTTCTGTGCTGCGCCTGCGTGGCTATAAGCCTCCGGGTCGATCTTCTTTTCCTTGATCAGCAATGCGGAAAGCCATCCGGCAACCAGTACGGCGCCTGCAGCCGTTTTACCGGGATTGTGCTGATTGAGGCCCGCACGAAAGGTAAAAACGCCGCCAACTACTTCTGCCAGCAGCTTGAACGGATTGATATGCTCGCTGACATAATCATGAACCTGTTCCAGAAAGCCGCCGCGTGTGGTCAGTAGTTCAGCGTCAATTGCGGAATCCTGAGGAATGGCGATATTATTTTTTTCCAGATGCTTTCTGAGAGACTTCAGCGTCGCGTTAAACGTTCTGTGCTCGTTATGCCCGCCGAACGCCATAAAACCCGCATCGCCAGCAGCAAAAGAAACCCCAATGCCGATCTGCTCCTTGTCGTTACGCTTGATGCCGCTGATAACTGCCAGCACGTCGCCCAGGAGATACAGGGCGCTGGAGGCGTGAAGGCTGTTGCGCTTAACAGAGGAAAGTGACTTTTCGCCTTCTTCGGGCGGAGTAGGCTCGCTAATAGCGGCCTGGCCTTGCGCGTAACCGGCCTGCTGCAGGAAATTGATCAGATCGTCTGAATTTTGTAGGCCGGCCAGGCGCAGAACAGGCCTGCCATTATGGATGTCCGGTGAGCCCGTCCAGCCTTTGCCTTGGAATATCTCCTGGAGTTCATGCAGATGGGCGGCATTAGGCGAGGCATGGAGATAGGCTATAATCCCTTTATCATCCTTGCGTACATCCGCCTGCACGACATCGCCGGTCTCGCGCCATTTGTAGCTGGTTATCTCGCTGGTGTGCGCCATTCCATTTCCTGCACAGAGTAATCCCCACTCTAATCTATAGCACAGAATTGTTTCGAAATGGTTACAAAGGCAGGAATTTTACAGAAATAAGATGGAAAAAATCGTTAGGCGGCATCTTCTATAAGCGGCTCGCCACCTAGGGATGTAAGAAAAGAAACCAGCTCGCTTTTAACTTGCTCGAGGCGGGAAGGATCCGTGTGTCTTGAGACCAGACTGGTGCCTAGTTTATTATTGCGTACAAAGGGATAGCTGCCAATCTCCACATCGGGAAAGCGATTCTGTATCTCGGTAAGCCCTTTGGCAATCGTGCCTTCAGTAAGGAAGATACTGATTGTGGTGGATAAAACCGGTTTTCCGCCTTTCAGCGTATGCTTGATGCCGTCAAACATGGCCTGCATGATTCTGGGCACGCCAGCCATGACATATACATTGCCGATAATATAGCCTGGAGCGGTGCTTACCGGATTGGGGATGAGCGTGGCCCCACGCGGCATATCGGCCATCCTTAGGCGGGCTTCATTGAGCATATCGGGGCTATAATGCTGCACGAGAAGGGCTTCAGCCTCTTTATGGCGCTCATAAGGCACGCCAAAAGCCTGGGAAACACATTCCGAGGTGATATCGTCATGAGTAGGGCCGATACCGCCGGTCGTGAAAACATAATCATAGGCTGCCCGACATTCATTAACGGTTTTGATAATAATTTCAGGAACATCGGGGATAACACGTGCTTCCCGCAGACGAATGCCAGCGGTATTGAGCTGGCTTGCCAGCCAGTTCAGATTCACATCCTGGGTACGGCCCGAAAGGATTTCGTTGCCGATCACAATCACACAAGCAGTAGACATAACAGAGCCTTGCATATAAATTACGCGGTAACTTTATTCCAGCGGGTTTTGAATGTCAGCACAAAAACGTAATATCGTTATACACACGGAACCATCCGATTTTGAGGGGATGCGTAGAGCAGGAGGGCTGGCGGCCAGACTGCTGGACGCAATGGCGGACTATGTGAAGCCGGGTATCACCACAAACGAACTGAACAACATCTGCCATAAGCTGACCATTGAGGCGGGAGCGATTCCTGCGCCATTGAATTACCGCGGTTTTCCAAAGTCCATCTGCACTTCCGTCAACCACGTGATCTGCCATGGTGTGCCGGATGACCGTAAGCTGAAAGATGGCGACATCGTGAATATCGACGTCACTCCGATTGTCGATGGCTGGCATGGTGATTCCAGTCGTATGTTCTGGGTGGGAGATGTTTCGATTAAAGCTCAGCGCCTGACGCAGGTTGCCTATGACTGCATGATGCTGGGGATCGACCAGGTGAAAGCAGGCAAGCGCGTCGGTGATATCGGACATGCTATTCAGACTTATGCGGAAAAGCATAACTTCTCAGTTGTGCGGGACTATTGTGGCCACGGCACGGGGCGTGTGTTTCATACAGCGCCGAACATCATGCATTACGGCGAGCCGGGGACCGGGCCGGTGCTTGAAGAAGGCATGTTTATCACCGTGGAGCCTATGATCAACGCAGGCGGCTATGAAACGCGCCTGAATGAAAAGGATGGCTGGACGGTGACAACACGTGACCGTTCGCTTTCCGCGCAGTTCGAACATACGCTGGCGGTAACGAAAGACGGTTGCGAGATATTCACGCTTTCGCCGACGGGACGTAACCACCCGCCGTACAAATAACAGGCAGACAGTGACCGGTCCCGCATTGCAGGAAACCCATCCGGACAATAATCAGGAAGCGGAAGCATCGCTGCATGCGGGGCATCGTCAGCGGCTACGTGAGCGCTTCTTAAAAGGCGGACCGCAGGCATTGGCGGATTATGAGCTGCTGGAAATGGTGTTATATGCGGCGAGCCCCCGTTCCGACACTAAGCCGCTGGCGAAGCGCCTTATCAAGCATTTCGGTAATCTTGCGAGAATCATGCATGCGACGCCCGTGGAATTGGCAAAAGTGGAAGGTGTGGGGGAGGCGGCTATTGCCAGCATTCGCGTAATTCATGCGGCAGCAGAAAGAATGCTGAAGGCGGAAGCGTCGCAGGGAACCGTAATTCAGTCATGGACCGCGCTGCTCGATTATTGCCGTCTGAGTTTCGGGCATAAACCGGTCGAGGAATTCCGGGTGTTGTTCATGAACCATAAGAATGTGTTGATTGCGGATGAGGTGCAGCAGGCAGGCACGGTGAACCATGCATCGGTTTACCCCAGAGAAGTAATGAAACGCGCGCTGGATCTGGCGGCATCATCCATTATCCTCGCCCATAATCACCGGGGATTGCGCAAGTTCGTATTGACAAAAGGCTCGATTTAGATAAGTAATACCTAAA
It encodes:
- a CDS encoding molybdopterin-binding protein, whose product is MSTACVIVIGNEILSGRTQDVNLNWLASQLNTAGIRLREARVIPDVPEIIIKTVNECRAAYDYVFTTGGIGPTHDDITSECVSQAFGVPYERHKEAEALLVQHYSPDMLNEARLRMADMPRGATLIPNPVSTAPGYIIGNVYVMAGVPRIMQAMFDGIKHTLKGGKPVLSTTISIFLTEGTIAKGLTEIQNRFPDVEIGSYPFVRNNKLGTSLVSRHTDPSRLEQVKSELVSFLTSLGGEPLIEDAA
- a CDS encoding pitrilysin family protein — encoded protein: MMHSWKGRLICACAALLFWNQPVHAAPQIQEITAEGDRKAWLIEDHKLPFVTLRIVFERGGAVYDPQALPGVAYFTASMMNEGAGDMDSLAFNRKLEDHAVRFAAEAGEDTMTVSMQTLSEFKDASFDLLALALNKPRFDAAAVERVRAELFTALRQAQEDPGYLASLNWKERAFPGHPYHRAKIGTQESITAIKRDDLQAFQESHLLCGAKDIAVVGDIKPAEVKTLLTKLFPSRECGAVQTAVPQVQIADGDGKPVAVSHDVPQAVIRASVPGVMRNDPRYYAFVVLNNILGGNLMTSRMGQEIRDKRGLAYYAYSEAGGFEHGAFMAMNFATRASEAQTAIDVFTTILQQLRDKGVTQDELDEAKRYLTGSFPLGLDSQNSLAEYLDSMQRYHLGIDYLTKRNQLLEAVTLQQVNTLAKELLAHKPLLVMVGPISEGVHK
- the map gene encoding type I methionyl aminopeptidase codes for the protein MSAQKRNIVIHTEPSDFEGMRRAGGLAARLLDAMADYVKPGITTNELNNICHKLTIEAGAIPAPLNYRGFPKSICTSVNHVICHGVPDDRKLKDGDIVNIDVTPIVDGWHGDSSRMFWVGDVSIKAQRLTQVAYDCMMLGIDQVKAGKRVGDIGHAIQTYAEKHNFSVVRDYCGHGTGRVFHTAPNIMHYGEPGTGPVLEEGMFITVEPMINAGGYETRLNEKDGWTVTTRDRSLSAQFEHTLAVTKDGCEIFTLSPTGRNHPPYK
- the radC gene encoding DNA repair protein RadC is translated as MTGPALQETHPDNNQEAEASLHAGHRQRLRERFLKGGPQALADYELLEMVLYAASPRSDTKPLAKRLIKHFGNLARIMHATPVELAKVEGVGEAAIASIRVIHAAAERMLKAEASQGTVIQSWTALLDYCRLSFGHKPVEEFRVLFMNHKNVLIADEVQQAGTVNHASVYPREVMKRALDLAASSIILAHNHRGLRKFVLTKGSI